The Lycium barbarum isolate Lr01 chromosome 9, ASM1917538v2, whole genome shotgun sequence genome has a segment encoding these proteins:
- the LOC132610338 gene encoding uncharacterized protein LOC132610338 has protein sequence MDNSRNKNWINCDRLSKEYLDGVDDFIKHAFSGKQDGEKIACPCTKCVLIYQANRATAYDHLVVNGIMPSYDTWFCHREPLKGSNNTKGNNRSQSTLRGDDMRKMIHDAFGGSTQFMDSEVSERGDMEPNLQENTAHPSGYEPHIEMDKFERLMKEENEELYPGCKKFSKLSFLLHIYRTKCMFKWSNESFNALLGLLKDELPEGEKLPPSFYETKKIVEGLGLKYEKIHACPNDCMLFRKEFASKDVNECKICGASRWKNNTRKIPAKVLRYFPLKPRLQRLFMSSETSKAMRWHHEERSKDGVLRHPADSEAWKSLDNKYPEFAEDPRNVRLGLASDGFNPFGTMRTVHSTWPVILMPYNLPPWMCMKQEFFILSLLIPRPKAPGNNIDVFLQPLIEELNELWDVGVETYDASTKEIFQMRAVLMWTINDFPAYGTLSGWSTYGRLACPSCNINTQYKWLKHGRKFCYMGHRRFLKSGHKYRNDAKSFDGTKETRPAPCAVSASLVLNQVKDIKFTLGQSSEGVSGVMKNTWKKRSIFFDLHVSKKSKDNLEARLDLKDMKIRPSLWPQYRASGRAYLPPAYFTMTPNEKELFYEVLQNARFPHGYASNISRWIRKRKLSGLKTHDCHVIMQELLPLALRRSTDKRISSVLIELCTFFRVLCSKVLKLEELNLLEEKIPETLSTMEKLFPPGFFTVMVHLLTHLAAKARLAGPVHYRWMYPIERYLGTLKSYVRNRACPKGSIAEAYIANECMAFCSRYLEGGDSRSYSSRKCDDEIEHETNKKECLFPIVGESYGEVDVFELDEKTWLQAHRHVLFNCESEVVENYKNEHIAEIKRSHCKRHLKPRDLDLIHFDTFHEWFKDKVEELEVTSNILKDVKFLAKGPTKIAKRFNAFDVNNGYRFRTKQSEEFKETQNSGVMVISKTESYASTGGNAPKSANITYYGRVNDILELNYYEEFKVVLFKCDWVDVTKGRGVMEDDLGFTLVNFSRVADSGDRERHEPFIFAEQAQQVIFVQDPQDHEWFVPRLIKPRDVFDMGEENSMQFDSSMQCDATDLALLENARVPEYEENDWPLDCVMLQCSYEQDNFSPGASLSVISRTIFVAKICLCAQIAIYVFFTA, from the exons ATGGATAATTCTAGAAATAAAAACTGGATTAATTGTGATAGACTAAGTAAAGAATACTTGGATGGAGTAGATGATTTTATAAAGCATGCCTTTTCTGGAAAACAAGATGGAGAAAAAATTGCATGTCCTTGTACGAAATGTGTGCTTATTTATCAAGCAAATCGGGCTACCGCATATGATCATCTTGTGGTTAATGGTATCATGCCATCGTATGATACTTGGTTTTGTCATAGGGAGCCTTTAAAGGGATCAAACAATACTAAAGGAAACAACCGCAGCCAATCAACTTTGAGGGGCGATGACATGAGAAAAATGATACATGATGCCTTTGGAGGCTCTACACAGTTCATGGATAGTGAGGTAAGTGAAAGGGGCGATATGGAGCCAAATCTACAAGAAAATACTGCTCATCCATCTGGATATGAACCTCATATAGAGATGGATAAGTTTGAACGGCTCATGAAGGAGGAAAATGAAGAACTATATCCTGGATGCAAGAAGTTTAGCAAACTTTCCTTTTTGCTGCATATCTATCGTACAAAATGCATGTTCAAATGGTCAAATGAATCTTTTAATGCTCTACTTGGACTATTGAAGGATGAGCTGCCTGAAGGGGAAAAATTGCCTCCTTCTTTCTATGAGACTAAAAAGATAGTTGAAGGCTTGGGCTTAAAGTATGAAAAGATTCATGCTTGTCCTAATGATTGCATGCTTTTTAGGAAAGAGTTTGCTAGCAAGGATGTTAATGAATGCAAAATTTGTGGGGCCTCTAGATGGAAAAATAATACTAGAAAAATTCCAGCCAAGGTCCTTAggtattttcctttaaaaccaaGGCTGCAAAGATTGTTTATGTCTTCAGAAACTTCTAAAGCAATGCGATGGCATCATGAAGAGCGCAGCAAAGATGGAGTTCTTCGGCATCCTGCAGATTCTGAAGCTTGGAAAAGTTTAGATAATAAATATCCCGAATTTGCTGAAGATCCTCGCAATGTCCGGCTGGGATTAGCTTCTGATGGGTTTAATCCATTTGGCACAATGCGAACTGTTCATAGCACATGGCCAGTGATTTTAATGCCATATAATCTTCCACCATGGATGTGCATGAAGCAAGAGTTCTTCATTCTATCCTTACTTATTCCTAGACCAAAAGCGCCTGGCAATAATATTGATGTCTTCTTGCAACCTTTAATAGAAGAGTTAAATGAATTATGGGATGTCGGGGTAGAAACATATGATGCCTCTACTAAGGAGATATTTCAAATGCGAGCAGTTCTCATGTGGACTATAAATGATTTTCCAGCATATGGTACTCTCTCTGGATGGAGCACTTATGGTCGGCTTGCATGCCCTTCTTGCAACATAAACACTCAATATAAATGGCTCAAACATGGCAGAAAGTTTTGTTACATGGGGCATCGACGTTTCTTGAAGTCAGGTCACAAATATCGGAATGATGCAAAATCTTTTGATGGGACTAAAGAAACAAGACCTGCACCTTGTGCAGTATCTGCGTCACTAGTGTTGAATCAAGTTAAAGATATAAAGTTTACTCTCGGCCAATCGAGTGAAGGCGTAAGTGGGGTGATGAAAAACACATGGAAAAAGAGGAGCATTTTTTTCGATCTTC ATGTTAGTAAAAAGTCTAAAGACAACTTAGAAGCTCGATTGGACTTGAAGGATATGAAAATAAGACCAAGCTTATGGCCTCAATATCGAGCTAGTGGGAGGGCTTATCTTCCTCCTGCTTATTTTACAATGACTCCCAATGAAAAGGAGTTGTTTTATGAAGTACTACAAAATGCCAGGTTTCCACATGGCTATGCGTCTAATATCTCACGTTGGATTCGTAAACGAAAGTTATCTGGGCTAAAAACTCATGATTGCCATGTTATAATGCAAGAACTTCTTCCTCTTGCCTTGCGGAGATCAACAGATAAAAGAATCAGTTCCGTTTTAATTGAACTATGCACATTCTTTCGTGTTCTGTGTAGCAAAGTGCTAAAACTAGAAGAGTTAAATTTACTTGAAGAAAAAATTCCAGAAACATTGTCTACTATGGAGAAACTCTTTCCCCCGGGATTCTTTACCGTTATGGTACACTTGCTTACTCACTTGGCAGCTAAGGCTAGACTGGCGGGGCCAGTACATTATCGTTGGATGTACCCAATTGAGAG GTACTTGGGTACTTTAAAATCATATGTTCGTAATCGTGCATGCCCAAAAGGTTCAATAGCAGAAGCATACATAGCAAATGAGTGTATGGCATTTTGCTCACGATATTTGGAGGGTGGAGATTCAAGGTCTTATAGTTCAAGAAAATGCGATGATGAGATTGAGCATGAGACTAATAAAAAGGAATGTCTTTTTCCTATTGTTGGGGAGTCATACGGTGAAGTAGATGTATTTGAGTTGGATGAGAAAACATGGTTGCAAGCGCATCGGCATGTGCTTTTCAATTGCGAGTCAGAGGTGGTTGAGAATTATAAGAA TGAGCATATTGCTGAAATCAAGAGATCACATTGTAAGCGCCATTTGAAACCACGTGACCTTGATCTTATACATTTTGATACATTTCATGAGTGGTTCAAGGACAAA GTAGAAGAGTTGGAGGTGACATCTAACATTTTGAAGGATGTTAAATTCCTCGCAAAAGGGCCGACTAAAATTGCTAAAAGATTCAACGCGTTTGATGTAAATAATGGGTATCGATTCCGAACAAAACAAAGTGAAGAGTTCAAGGAGACACAAAATAGTGGTGTTATGGTCATTTCGAAGACTGAAAGTTATGCAAGTACAGGTGGCAATGCTCCAAAGTCTGCAAATATCACATATTATGGTAGGGTGAATGATATTTTGGAGTTAAATTACTATGAAGAATTTAAGGTTGTCTTATTTAAGTGTGATTGGGTTGATGTAACCAAGGGTAGAGGAGTGATGGAAGATGACTTGGGTTTCACACTTGTGAATTTCTCACGTGTGGCAGACTCTGGTGATCGAGAACGTCATGAGCCTTTTATTTTTGCAGAACAAGCTCAACAGGTAATATTTGTGCAAGATCCTCAAGATCATGAATGGTTTGTCCCTAGGTTAATTAAACCTCGAGACGTTTTTGATATGGGAGAGGAAAATAGTATGCAATTTGATTCATCAATGCAGTGTGATGCCACTGACTTGGCTCTCTTAGAAAATGCTCGTGTTCCAGAGTATGAGGAAAATGATTGG CCCTTGGATTGTGTGATGCTACAGTGTTCTTATGAACAGGACAATTTTTCCCCTGGTGCATCATTATCTGTTATCTCTAGAACTATCTTTGTCGCAAAGATTTGTTTGTGTGCACAAATAGCTATTTATGTGTTTTTCACAGCTTGA